ACCTGCTTACAAAACGTGCAAGTCTAAACCGTCGCAGGTCTCTTTCCAATCAGCCTGCGCATCTCCAGTGTCGACTCTTCTCCAAACGTCAGTAATGATTTTGGTAGCTGTATCAATGTCGAAACAACACTGAGACTTGAAACCTTCAAGTAATGTGAGCACCCATTGTCGGAATGAGCCATTTGCACAAGAACCTGCGATGATGACAGGCCAAGTAAGACTGGATGACAAAAGGGTCAGCTTGAGGAGAGGAAAATACAAGATGACTTGCTCGATAGACATGCCCAGTGCAGCTGTTGACCAAGAGCAGTGCTGAAGCACTTGCTGAGCAGCATTTTGAACCCGAAAATCATCTCgagaaaacttgaaaacaCGTCGCAAGAGGAGGATCTATGACGAGTGAGTTATGAAAGCAGGCAAACGGCAATGATAGATACCTTCATGGCATGTGCATAAGCACGATTCCCGACTTGTACTCTCTCGTGTTCCAATGTGCTCAACTGCAAACTCTCGATCCAAGCATCCACATCTTTGTCTAACCGTTGCGCTTCTTGTGTCAATTCTTCATCTAGCGGGCTGCTTGTGCTCGCGGTAATCGCCGATGAGGTATGTAGATACAGGTCAAACGTGGATGCTATCAAATCTTTGTTGGTGACCCGATTGATGAGTCGAGTGACTCGGTTCAAGAGAAGCACCATGGCCCGGGAGACTGAGCAGGATAAGTTTTCAACGACTCGCAATGTACATTATAAACTTACTGCCGAATTGGTTCTCGACCGAACGTTGTTCATAAGTTGATCTGCTATTTTCTAGCCACCAATCCTCGGCATGTTCACCTATCAGTGTTGGCTCCTTGCCTGTCGGTAGACATCCAAATGTCTCATAAATAGTCAAAATTTCCAGCATCAATTTTGCTGGACTGACAGTCACCTCTCGAGTCAACTGGGTAGGCATActattcttcaacatctctgCCGGCCCACCACGTGTATGAATCATGTCTTTTGCAAGGTTAAAGTTATCTTGCCAATTGACACCACCAAAGAAAATATCGACGGTGGCAAGAGCGATGGCGGCTCCTAGAGCTGCTTCAGTAGTACCACTACTGGCAGCACGCCGAACCATCTTTTTACCCGTTTCTCGAAGAGTAGATGCATACTGAAACATTGCTGCTGTCTGGGGAGTTGAAACACCAGATCGGGCCAGTAGGAATGCTTGATGAATGGCACCTATGCCAAGGAGAGCGACCTGTAGAGCATCGGCAGAAGGGTTCGTTCCTATGAATGGCTAGTCAATATGAATCCATCGCAAAGACTGGGCCTTACCACGGGGCGaatcaagagcaagaggaagattAATTGCAAGCATAGGATTGAGTCCACTTGGTATGGCCATCATGAGTGAAGCAGCATTTGCACAATAGTGCAATATCAAACTTCGTTCTTCTGCTGTAGGAAACCATGGTAAAAGaacttttttgtttttgactCTTGTTAGTTTGTGTTGCTTCTTGGTAGTCTTGATATCCACCCACAAATAGGAGTTGATAGTATTGGCGCACCGCCTTGCTCGATACTCCAGCCTTGTTTACCAATGTCTAAGAGATGAACACCTGCCAATGGTGTTTCCggttgttgctgttgcaCCAACCCCATATTCAGACCCATCTCCATCAGACCCCCTCCTCTTCCTATTGCATTACCAATAATCCTGTCTGACGCGGAAACCATATTCAACGCTGATTCGTCGTACGTGTTGGTCGACTCAAGATCAAAATTGAAAGCCTTCTGTCCTGTGCCAACATACTCACTGTGGGTAGTAACTGATAAAGCCTTCTTTCCGCGCTCATTGTCTTCACTTTCCTCTCCACTCAGTCTTTCCTTAATATTTGTATTATCATCTACAGCAGCGATGCCAGCATTGGCCGTGGCAGAGTCACTGCTGGTGCACCCGGGATATACACAGTCTTTCTTTGCAATGATGCAGCGTTTACAAATTGGTCGAGCTTCATCACATTTTATACGTCGAGAACGACAACAGAGGCAGCCCGTTCGGGTTCGAGTGTACTTTTGTCTGCGCTTTTGGCCAGAACGGCCAGAAGGCCTTGATGCGGCACGGGGACTCGAaatcatcttgaaattgGTTGTAGAAGGACCAGGAGCGACATTAGAAGGTCTCGTTGGAGTGTTTGCCGAGGATTCCGCAGAGACGACTTGATCCGGAGAGGAACCAGAGTCCCAATGGGCTCTCGTTGTCGTATGGCGGTGGATGGTGTCTTGGGAAGACTGGTAGGGGTGAACGCGATGCTGTTGCCGACCTGTTGGGACTTTCTGAAGCCGCGGTTGGGGTTGGggagaagagataaagGGAGAAAGAGGCGGCTGTTGAGGTAAACCAGGATTGTTGTTTGCAAGCAGATAAGGCTGAAAGGTAAACGGTCCTGCAAAAGGCGACTGGACAGGACTAGGTGCTAGTAGATTAGCGTAAGGAAACTGTGGGTCGTTGACGGATTGAGTGTTAATTATTGGAGCGTTGACAATCCCGCCCGCAAGTGGACTGTTTTCGAGTTCTGTAAGACTGTTCAGGGCAACATCGAGGTTGGAAACGACGTTGTGGACCGGCACATCACATACCAGGTTGAGAAAATGATTGGGTTTGGGATCAATCCACATTGTTAGCGAACTGTCTTTCTAGACACCATTCAAAATATTTTCCTTCATGTACGGATTTAAAGTTTTCATATAAGCAAGGCCAATGGTGTAATGAGCTAGAAGCTCAGGCAGTGACCTTCAAAAGAGACATTCGCTCCTCTCAAGTGGCAATGCTGGTAGCACAATGGAGCACACGAGGTCCGCTTTTGCCTCTTGCAAGAAGCCTGACAGATTCTTAAGAGATCTGTCAATATATTCTGACACGCTCTCCCATTCAGTCAAGAATCAGACCCATTGCAGTTGGCCGGTGATAACGGGTTGTTTAAGCCTCTCGGCCAACGCTATTTGAAGATTCTCATGACCCGAAACGTTTCCCCTTGTTCATCGCCCCCTCACTTCCCAGAGAAGCATGAGAAGGGATAAAGGACACAATGCCATTGATCATCCCTTCATCTGATAACGTACCCCGCATTTCCCATAATTGGCCAGCGAGAAGTGACAATACATTGAAAATTCTACTCACCTGGCATCCGAAACGTTTGCGCTTCTCTTTTCAGTGGTTCGCATGGTGCTGTCATTATCGATACAAGAGGCTTGCAGCAACagatcttttcctttggAGTCGGAACAGGGACCGGAGAAGCCATCTGTCGCTGTAGCAGGAGGCGTATGCAGTCCGTTCTGGCCATATCCATAACTGGCCATCCTAGCTTGGGTCTCAATGCCTTTAGTGGCCATGACGGAGTATTGTAGGTCGCCAGAACGATTGAAAGATTGCTTGGGAGACGTACAGAGGCGAGATGGTACGGAGAGCTCTTGGATAGGTAGTGGAGCCGTTGCCATGTATGCCAATCAGCCTTCAATTGCCAGTATATCGTACAGCTGCTTTGAGCTCTTGCATCCAACCGCTGCCACCGTTTTGTTGAGTATGGGTAATCCAGTCGCGTTCACAAACCGCTACACAAGCGGCCTCTATGAATGCCAACGTCGCCGTCGTAAAGTCTGGCAATGACGGCTAAGGTATTAGCAACAAGCTGAGTAAGTCAATGAGTGACCAGATGAATGGTTGAATAGCAACttgaaaatggaaagatacaaaaacgtaagaaaagaataaaagataaattaAAAGAAATGCATTTCTCCATCtatacttttttttattattaaaaaaaaaaaaaagaccAGTCAGTCACCACTTCCGGCCGATTTGCCATTTTTTGCCTGCATGCGTGTGCTGCGATGATGGTCGCAAAGCGGGGATAATCGCAGCAAAATCCCCTCCAAGCAATGCTAAGATAGGGAATAGAAGGGATGCTCAGGGAAAATGTATGGGTGAATCGAATCGCAAGTGGGATGCTCCTGAAAATTAGAAGAGTAGACAAGTAGATTCGGCAGAGCTGCAGATGAGTCTTCAGTGCCATAGCCCTTACATTGTCTTCCGTATGCAGCCAATGACCATGGCGCCGCTGTTTTGCTGAGGCGTTAATGCGTAAGCACAATCAAGCggatggagagaaaagctTAGCATGACGCCACGACGGAAGCAACCAAAACCATACATCAGCATAAACTCTTCATACATAGCCATTTCTAGCAGAATCACGACAGGCGTCGTCTATCAATGCAGAACAAAGACGCCTAGAGAGCAGGGTATAAAGAGGGGTAGATGAGAGAGGACTCTACTACTCCGCCCAAAAGTCGGGATGGATAATTGTACAAAGAGGGGCGGCAGACCAACTCAAGAAGGACGAAGAGACGAGATTACTAACGCCGTCCGCCGGCACCGTATCCGCCATATTTCGGCTTCTTCTCAGCTGGTTTAAGAATCTATCATACACATGAGTCAGCTAGTCACCCATTGTGCCTGAGAACCAGTCGCCCACTTGGAAAGAACAGAGTAAAGTGTCATCTACGCTCATCATTGCACCAGCATTGTCAAACTCGCCACAGTAATTAGGAGCTGAGAAAAGGGTGACCAGCTGTCGTTTTGCGAAAAATTCATATCCATCTTCCACAACCTACTCTCCCGTCAGCACCGCCTATTGCCTGTTGCATAGCACATACCTGGTGTGCTCGACAAATCAAGTCCATATCATGCTTCTGCAAAAACCGAGAGACAACATCAGGTCCAAAAGTAAATGACACTCCTCGATCATTTTCACTCCATCCGGTGATATCTTTGTCTGGATCAGACCATAGCAAGTCGCAAAGAAGACCTGTCCTAGAATTAGCGTGAAGCAAACAAGAAACTCGCAAATGTACCAGTGTCGGGAACGTCCGTCGGTCGCATTACTCTCCTAATCTGTTCCATGCTCTGCAAGTCCGGACTCAGTCCACCGTGCATTGTGAAGATTTTTTCGTCAATGATAGCTGCAATGGGAAGGCAATTAAAACAGTCTGTGAACGTCTTCCAAAGCTTAATATTATAACGACGTTTGCCTATACATCTATCAGCTTTATAGACAATGCCGACGACACGACTCACATTCATCGTAAAATCCGTAAATTCTGTTGATACTCGCACACTCGTGGTTTCCCCTCaggatgaaaaagtttTCCGGATATTTGATCTTGTATGCCAACAACAAACAAATAGTCTCGAGCGATTGTTTACCTCGGTCGACATAGTCGCCAAGGAAGAGGTAGTTGGCTTCAGGGGGAAAACCGCCATATTCAAACAAACGAAGCAGGTCATAATATTGTCCATGGATATCACCTGGACCCGTTTCGTCAGTCCGATACCAAGCCAAGCCGCCAACATACCGCATATCTTGATGGGAGCTTCAAGTTCGAGGAGGATGGGTTGGCTGATAAAGATTTCACGTGCCTTTGTGCAGAGGTACTTGATCTCGTACTCTGCCAGTTGAACAGCCTTGCCTGGCCTATTACCTCGTACTATTGCATTCCTTGTCAGCAACCTAATCATCCTGTCCAGCGATCAAGATGCGCCATTGTCGATATTGTCCCAAGACAGACACACCTTCCAACAATCGGTCAATGACTGAATCGAGATCAATTTCTGGCTGCTCCCCCATGTTTCGAATGCTTTCAGACCTTCGAGGTGATAGtgaagatgcttttggTTTATAAATGTAACTAAAGAaatattcttcaaaagttgaaaagaaaagcgcGTTGGCAACTGCGAGAGCGAGGATGATGCAAGGGAGCTTGTTCGGTGGCGCCAAATTTGAAAACGCCGTATAACTCCGGCACGTCTGGTATTTATTGCATAAAATCATAATATATtctcatttcatctttcaacagcAATTACAAGAAATATACCGCTCTTCACTGAGTCTGCACCTATGGACTGATTGGGATATGGGGCACAGTATTGGTGGTCGTTTGCACAGGATGACTTGCATCGCCAGTAACAGTACTGGGATTGGCAGGGACTGTTTCTGTTTTGGCATTGGTGGATGTAACAGCTGCGACAGAGGCGGTGGTGGTGGTTGGAGGAAGCATCGCATCCGTTGCCTGTAGAGACAATCAGTAACCCTTGTTGGTAAAGCATGACCATCCACGCACTTCGTTCAAAAACACTTCGACTTTGTCTATGCCCTTGTGCACGACGTTGGTGACTTGGGTGATGAGACCAGGATGGGTATTTGAAGACGTTTTTTGGTCAATGGTGTCGGTGATTTGGTTGAATGTGCTCTGAATATTGACGTTATCTCACGATATTTGGCGACTGGAGAGGACCTACATGGACAGCGTGGAGGCCTTGTTCGAATAGACCTTCTGTCTTTTCGCCTGCTTCACCTACTACTGCTGTAGTGCCGCCAATAGTGTTTGATACAGTCGCCGAAGCATTGTCGATAGACTTGTCCAAAGTCCCCGCAGAGGTTGGCATGGCAGTTGTGGAAGGGTTATTACCCTAAACATATGCACTCAGTATGCTATCAAGCCAATCTTACGGATCCATTCCACCAACCCACCTCAATTTTGTCTACAATCTGTTCTAATTTGGCAGCAGCTTTGTCGGTAAACGGCTTGGTAGCTTCCTGCATTTTATGAACATATGGCTCTGCCTTATCCCAATACTTCGTACCATCCAATGTCAGTCACACCCTCTAATCACATGAATCGATGACGCACAGGTTTAGCCGcatctcttgccttttcaaGGATGTTTGTTTCAGCAATAGGATCAAGAGCCTTTGCAGGTGGCTGAGCAAGATCTTCAGCTGGTGTGACAGGTTTAGGAGCATCGGCAGTTGCTAGTATCGTAGATTCAGACGTAGCAGAAGCTGGTACGATCGTCTCTTGGGCAGTCATTCTGAGGGTTTAGATGAATTTGTACAAGAAAAATGCTAAATTAGTAACAAAGTATGAATAGAAATTAATGTAATTGAGTATTGTGGTTAGTTATTTTGACATGGCCGAGATTAGAgcggaatgacgtcataTATAGcattccatcttttctgcCCTTGTTAAAATAACGTATTCCAGTAAAGGACAGCTTCTGACATAGAAATGGCAGACAAGTCTAACAGAATGGACATTATTGATTCATAATGTAAAGATCAATCTACCTATGCATCTCCGTGAACAGTATAGTGCCCTACTGCCTCTCGCGTACCCAAAAGAATGTTTTAAGCGCCGAAATTTGAATAAGTTCATCCCCATGTCTTGTTCATTTTGTCATTGAAAGAAGTTCAATAAAGGTAGATTCGGATGCCGGTATATAGGATGCTGTTCTATGTTGAATGGGTTAAAGGCGACTGTCAGTCCCTTGATTTTTGATTGTGATgccctcttcatcatctcaTTCATATTTCATCCACGCACGTCTTACTTGGACTGCCTCTCTCCCTGGTTGGTTTGCCCGCCTCTCCCTCGGGAGCCTCTACCCCCCCTGCTAGCACCAGGCCCACCGTTAGATTGCCTTTGTTGAcctccttgtccttgtccaCCAGTCCTATTGCTCTTGGGCTTGGATCTCTcgtccttttctttcctcgGTTCAAAGAACAAAGTTCCCTGAGGGAACTTGGTACCACCTTCGCCTCCTTGTTCAATTGGAAGCGAGTGCTGAACGGCCTTTCGAGCAGAATCAACGCGAACAAATTCTACAAAGGCGCAGGCTTTGGATTTCACAATCTCAACAGACTTGATCTCGCCAAATTTGGAAGCAATCTTGGAGAGCTCGGTTTCAGAGATATATTCGGACGAGTTTTGGTCGTTGGGAGACCAGTTAGGAAGCTATGACATGGTCAATCTTGACTCAGATAAATGTTTGCGGACCCACCTTGACAAAACAGTGAGCAGTTTGAATCTTGGAGATATCCACATTATCCTGTCGTTGCTGCTGGGGCTGTTGGGGTTGACGCTTCTGCTGCTGGCCAGATCCGGATGTGGCAGGCttatcttccttctttgtTGCGGGGGCGGCGGGGACGGCGGGGGCGGCAGGAGCGGCAGGAGCTGGtgtagaagaagatgggCTAGCCGTTGTGACAGGAGGTTTACCCCAAGCAGTATTGGGCATATTGGAAGCAGCCATAGATGCCCAAGTCTTCGGTTTGGGAGGGGCAGCAGGCTGGGCAGGGGCAGCAGCAGATGAGCGAGCGTTGCCATTGATAATAGGGGCAGCAGCCTTTGGGGCTGCTTTGACAGGTGAAGCCTCTTTGGGCGCGGATACTGAAGGAGTGGGAGCAGGGGATGGGACGGATTCGGTAGCAGAAATAGACGCAGCAGCTTCCTCAACAGGAGGGTTAACAGCAGTGGTAGGCTCTTCCACAGCAGGAGCCCGCTGTTCGGGAGCAACGTCCTTGTCGGGTATAGAAGCCACCAGGGCCTCTACAGGTACGATAGTAGGAACAACGGCAGCGGGAGCGGTGGCAGGCGCTGGTTCTGGAGTAGGATCAATAGCGGGCTCTTGGGTAACCTTTGTCTCCTCTGGCAGTTTATCTTGGACCTTGGGCTGAGAAGGCTCTGGTTGAGAAGCTTCGCtaacctcttcttcctcatcaacatcttctctcaGATACCTAAAAATGTCATTGAGTACAAAGTAACCACCAGGTTGCTCCGCCAAAAAGAATGTCTGAGAAAATTTCCGC
The Cryptococcus depauperatus CBS 7841 chromosome 1, complete sequence DNA segment above includes these coding regions:
- a CDS encoding serine/threonine-protein phosphatase PP1; the encoded protein is MGEQPEIDLDSVIDRLLEVRGNRPGKAVQLAEYEIKYLCTKAREIFISQPILLELEAPIKICGDIHGQYYDLLRLFEYGGFPPEANYLFLGDYVDRGKQSLETICLLLAYKIKYPENFFILRGNHECASINRIYGFYDECKRRYNIKLWKTFTDCFNCLPIAAIIDEKIFTMHGGLSPDLQSMEQIRRVMRPTDVPDTGLLCDLLWSDPDKDITGWSENDRGVSFTFGPDVVSRFLQKHDMDLICRAHQVVEDGYEFFAKRQLVTLFSAPNYCGEFDNAGAMMSVDDTLLCSFQILKPAEKKPKYGGYGAGGRR